From the Lolium rigidum isolate FL_2022 chromosome 2, APGP_CSIRO_Lrig_0.1, whole genome shotgun sequence genome, one window contains:
- the LOC124692363 gene encoding probable serine/threonine-protein kinase At1g01540 — MSDSELSQSTVVFGLRMWVLVGIAVGAAFVLLLVVISLLCFLASRRRQQRRPTAPVHHLPVSAPPKDAAKVKASKDIQEVPSRSVAAATKMPLAQVLQFPMAPPSGPVQTATVKEHRTTYPEEPRHHSHRSDGGPSSQGSSSESRNGAADHAPPAMPEVSHLGWGHWYTLKELETATGMFADENVIGEGGYGIVYHGVLENGTQVGVKNLLNNRGQAEKEFKVEVEAIGRVRHKNLVRLLGYCAEGNQRMLVYEYVDNGNLEQWLHGDVGPVSPLTWEHRMKIILGTAKGLMYLHEGLEPKVVHRDVKSSNILLDKNWNAKLSDFGLAKLLGSENSYVTTRVMGTFGYVAPEYAGTGMLNETSDVYSFGILIMEIICGRVPVDYNRPPGEVNLVDWLKTMVSTRNSEGVVDPKMPQKPTSRAVKKALLVALRCVDPDASKRPKIGQIIHMLEVDDFPYNRDERRGGRAPVQARLPEQPTNRTGEGEMDRTLDNGDQPFRWKNNIA, encoded by the exons ATGTCGGACTCGGAGCTGTCCCAGAGCACGGTGGTGTTCGGGCTCCGCATGTGGGTGCTCGTGGGCATCGCCGTCGGCGCCGCCTTCGTGCTGCTCCTTGTCGTCATCTCCCTGCTCTGCTTCCTCGCCTCgcgccggcggcagcagcggaGGCCGACCGCCCCCGTCCACCACCTCCCCGTCTCCGCTCCTCCGAAGGACGCCGCGAAGGTCAAGGCCTCAAAGGACATCCAAGAAGTCCCCTCCCGCTCCGTGGCCGCCGCCACGAAGATGCCACTCGCGCAGGTACTTCAGTTCCCCATGGCCCCGCCTTCCGGGCCCGTTCAGACAGCCACCGTCAAGGAGCACCGCACGACGTACCCGGAGGAGCCCCGGCACCACAGCCACCGGAGCGACGGTGGACCGTCGTCGCAGGGCAGCAGCAGCGAGAGCCGCAACGGCGCGGCGGACCACGCGCCGCCGGCGATGCCGGAGGTGTCTCACCTGGGGTGGGGCCACTGGTACACGCTCAAGGAGCTGGAGACGGCGACCGGAATGTTCGCGGACGAGAACGTGATCGGCGAGGGCGGGTACGGGATCGTGTACCACGGTGTGCTCGAGAACGGCACGCAGGTCGGTGTCAAGAACTTGCTCAACAACAG GGGGCAGGCAGAGAAAGAATTCAAGGTGGAGGTTGAAGCAATTGGCCGTGTTCGGCACAAGAACCTCGTGCGCCTTCTAGGATACTGTGCCGAGGGGAATCAGAG GATGCTCGTGTACGAGTATGTTGACAACGGGAACTTGGAACAATGGCTCCATGGGGATGTTGGTCCTGTAAGCCCTCTTACATGGGAACATAGGATgaagatcatactaggaacagcaAAAGG ACTAATGTATTTGCACGAGGGGCTTGAGCCAAAGGTGGTTCACCGGGACGTCAAGTCAAGCAACATTCTTCTCGATAAGAACTGGAATGCTAAGCTCTCTGATTTCGGACTTGCAAAACTCTTAGGCTCAGAGAACAGCTATGTAACTACACGAGTTATGGGAACTTTCGG GTACGTTGCTCCAGAGTATGCGGGGACCGGGATGTTAAATGAAACAAGCGATGTGTATAGTTTTGGGATTCTTATTATGGAGATAATATGTGGTAGAGTGCCAGTGGATTATAACAGGCCACCTGGAGAG GTAAACTTAGTTGATTGGTTGAAGACAATGGTAAGCACCAGAAATTCTGAGGGGGTGGTGGATCCGAAAATGCCCCAGAAGCCTACCTCTAGAGCAGTGAAGAAGGCTCTGCTGGTGGCGCTGCGATGTGTGGACCCTGATGCTTCCAAGAGGCCAAAGATTGGCCAGATCATTCACATGCTTGAAGTTGACGATTTCCCCTACAACAGAGAC GAACGCCGAGGCGGGAGAGCTCCTGTGCAGGCAAGGTTGCCCGAGCAACCAACTAACAGAACAGGGGAAGGCGAAATGGACAGAACTTTGGACAATGGCGATCAACCTTTCAGATGGAAAAACAATATAGCCTAG